A genomic window from Streptomyces mirabilis includes:
- a CDS encoding lysoplasmalogenase — MSPRHARVLLVSFGVAAAVDLVSLAVGFTPGHLVAKPLLMPLLAAHAVVRGGPRLLVAALLCGWGGDVLLLSDADPAFLVGMASFAAGHVCYLLLFRGPDSPHRPPHVRGPSVWLGGAYVLALVVTVTLLWPDLPAGLRIPVAGYSLLLTAMAAASTRLGPVAGAGGALFLLSDTLIATGVADWPQLPRPDFWIMLTYAAAQFLLVSGVQGTLGAHTAAGAAYGEMRSTTP, encoded by the coding sequence GTGAGCCCACGGCACGCGCGCGTGCTGCTCGTCTCCTTCGGCGTGGCCGCTGCCGTGGACCTCGTTTCCCTGGCCGTCGGGTTCACCCCGGGGCACCTGGTCGCCAAGCCGCTTCTGATGCCCCTGCTCGCCGCCCACGCGGTCGTACGCGGCGGACCCCGGCTCCTGGTGGCCGCCCTGCTCTGCGGCTGGGGCGGCGACGTACTGCTGCTGTCCGACGCCGACCCCGCCTTCCTCGTCGGGATGGCCTCCTTCGCGGCCGGTCACGTCTGCTATCTCCTGCTGTTCAGAGGGCCGGATTCGCCGCATCGCCCTCCCCACGTGCGTGGGCCGTCGGTCTGGCTCGGTGGCGCGTACGTCCTCGCCCTCGTCGTCACCGTCACCCTCCTGTGGCCCGATCTGCCCGCCGGCCTCCGTATCCCCGTCGCGGGCTACAGCCTGCTGCTGACCGCGATGGCGGCGGCAAGCACCCGGCTCGGGCCCGTCGCGGGCGCGGGCGGGGCGCTCTTCCTGCTGTCCGACACCCTCATCGCCACCGGCGTCGCCGACTGGCCACAGCTCCCGAGGCCGGACTTCTGGATCATGCTGACCTATGCCGCCGCCCAGTTCCTGCTGGTCAGCGGAGTGCAGGGCACCCTCGGCGCGCATACCGCGGCGGGGGCGGCGTACGGTGAGATGCGCTCAACCACCCCCTGA
- a CDS encoding sterol desaturase family protein: MPNLPDVVLLSIPAFVLLTVIEVVSVRIHPDDDAAGYETKDAATSVGMGLGSLVFDFLWKIPIVAIYAAIHEVTPLRVPVLWWTVLLMLLGQDFFYYWSHRGHHVIRVLWACHVVHHSSRKFNLTTALRQPWTTWTVWPFYVPLIALGVHPAALAFCSSVNLVYQFWIHTERIDKMPRWFEFVLNTPSHHRVHHASQGGYLDRNFGGILIVWDRLFGSFVAETERPVYGLTKNIATYNPLRVATHEYAAIARDLKAATGWRERAGRVFRGPGWQPTPKSAGHQPVTEPVA; encoded by the coding sequence ATGCCGAACCTGCCCGATGTCGTGCTGTTGTCGATACCCGCTTTTGTGCTGCTCACCGTGATCGAGGTGGTGAGCGTCAGGATCCATCCGGACGACGATGCCGCGGGGTACGAGACGAAGGACGCCGCGACGAGCGTCGGCATGGGGCTCGGGAGTCTCGTCTTCGACTTCCTGTGGAAGATTCCGATCGTCGCGATCTATGCGGCGATCCATGAAGTGACTCCGCTCCGGGTGCCCGTCCTGTGGTGGACCGTTCTGCTGATGCTGCTGGGGCAGGACTTCTTCTACTACTGGTCGCACCGCGGGCACCACGTGATCCGCGTCCTGTGGGCCTGCCATGTGGTGCACCACTCCAGCCGGAAGTTCAACCTCACCACCGCGCTGCGCCAGCCCTGGACGACCTGGACGGTCTGGCCCTTCTACGTGCCGCTGATCGCCCTCGGTGTGCACCCCGCCGCGCTCGCGTTCTGCTCGTCGGTGAACCTCGTCTACCAGTTCTGGATCCACACGGAGCGGATAGACAAGATGCCCCGTTGGTTCGAGTTCGTGCTCAACACGCCCTCCCACCACCGGGTCCACCACGCCTCCCAGGGGGGCTATCTTGACCGCAACTTCGGCGGGATCCTCATCGTCTGGGACCGGCTCTTCGGGTCCTTCGTCGCCGAGACCGAGCGGCCCGTCTACGGGCTCACCAAGAACATCGCCACGTACAACCCCCTGCGCGTCGCCACCCACGAGTACGCCGCCATCGCCAGGGACCTGAAGGCGGCGACCGGTTGGCGCGAGCGGGCGGGGCGGGTCTTTCGCGGGCCCGGCTGGCAGCCGACGCCGAAGTCCGCGGGGCACCAGCCGGTCACGGAGCCCGTCGCGTGA
- a CDS encoding VIT family protein, which produces MTVPTHDEAHEGTLGPRLNWLRAAVLGANDGIVSTAGLVVGVAGATDDRSALLTAGLAGLLAGSMSMAAGEYVSVSTQLDSEKAALALERRELSEQPAAELEELTELLEQRGLTRDVAREAAEQLTERDALKAHARVELGIDPDALTNPWHAAWASFLSFTVGALLPLLAIVLPPAAWRLGVTVLSVLGALVLTGWLSARLGSANPGRAVLRNVVGGALAMGVTYAAGVLLGAAGV; this is translated from the coding sequence GTGACGGTACCCACGCACGACGAGGCCCACGAAGGCACCCTGGGCCCCCGCCTGAACTGGCTGCGTGCCGCGGTGCTGGGCGCCAACGACGGCATCGTCTCCACCGCCGGCCTCGTCGTCGGCGTGGCCGGCGCCACGGACGACCGCTCCGCGCTGCTCACGGCGGGCCTCGCGGGGCTGCTGGCCGGGTCCATGTCGATGGCGGCGGGTGAGTACGTCTCGGTCTCCACCCAACTGGACTCCGAGAAGGCCGCCCTGGCGCTGGAGCGACGCGAACTGAGCGAACAGCCGGCCGCCGAACTCGAGGAGCTGACCGAACTCCTGGAGCAGCGCGGCCTGACCCGCGACGTGGCCCGCGAGGCGGCCGAGCAGCTCACGGAACGCGACGCCCTGAAGGCCCACGCGCGCGTGGAGCTCGGCATCGACCCCGACGCCCTCACCAACCCCTGGCACGCGGCCTGGGCGAGCTTCCTCTCCTTCACCGTGGGCGCCCTCCTCCCCCTCCTCGCCATCGTCCTGCCACCGGCGGCCTGGCGCCTGGGCGTCACCGTGCTCTCGGTCCTGGGCGCCCTGGTCCTCACCGGCTGGCTGAGCGCCCGCCTGGGCTCGGCGAACCCGGGCCGCGCGGTACTGCGGAACGTGGTCGGGGGTGCGCTGGCGATGGGGGTCACCTATGCGGCGGGGGTGCTGTTGGGGGCGGCCGGGGTGTGA
- a CDS encoding amidohydrolase family protein codes for MSTPTNGPVTDRYTVISADCHAGADLLDYRPYLAKEHHEAFDAWAATYVNPYEDLLADTADKNWNSARRLAELEEDGIVAEVVFPNTIPPFFPSAALMAPAPTAEEFERRWAGLRAHNRWLADFCAAAPGRRAGVFQILLNDVGEAVKEIRWASRAGLRGGLLLPGTPPGSGLPELYSSTYDPIWAVCEELGVPVNHHAGSASPPLGEEPAARAVFMVETTWFSHRALWHLIFGGAFRRHPGLRLVLTEQGSGWIPGVLDMLDYYHGRLSAAATKRAKRSTAESKFGAGLAEAMGKGPSDVWRDNCFVGASFMRPHEVPLRARIGVDKVMWGSDYPHDEGTYPYSREGLRCAYAGVPREEVAAMVGGNAARVYGFDLDALDALAAKVGPTVAELAEPLTRPPADATSPVFARGASVRVW; via the coding sequence GTGAGCACCCCCACGAACGGCCCCGTGACCGACCGCTACACCGTGATCTCGGCGGACTGCCACGCCGGAGCGGACCTCCTGGACTACCGGCCCTACCTGGCGAAGGAACACCACGAGGCGTTCGACGCGTGGGCGGCCACGTACGTCAATCCGTACGAGGACCTGCTCGCCGACACCGCCGACAAGAACTGGAACTCCGCGCGTCGCCTGGCGGAGCTGGAGGAGGACGGCATCGTCGCGGAGGTGGTGTTCCCCAACACCATCCCGCCCTTCTTCCCGTCGGCCGCCCTGATGGCGCCGGCCCCCACCGCCGAGGAGTTCGAACGGCGCTGGGCGGGCCTGCGCGCCCACAACCGCTGGCTCGCCGACTTCTGTGCGGCCGCGCCGGGCCGCCGCGCGGGTGTCTTCCAGATCCTCCTGAACGACGTGGGGGAGGCGGTGAAGGAGATCAGGTGGGCCTCCCGGGCGGGCCTCAGGGGCGGCCTGCTGCTCCCCGGCACCCCACCGGGCTCGGGACTGCCCGAGCTGTACTCGTCGACGTACGACCCGATCTGGGCGGTCTGCGAGGAGCTGGGCGTCCCCGTGAACCACCACGCGGGCTCGGCGTCGCCGCCACTGGGCGAGGAACCGGCGGCCCGCGCGGTCTTCATGGTCGAGACGACCTGGTTCTCCCACCGCGCGCTCTGGCACCTCATCTTCGGCGGCGCCTTCCGCCGCCACCCCGGCCTGAGACTGGTGCTGACCGAGCAGGGCTCGGGCTGGATACCCGGGGTGCTCGACATGTTGGACTACTACCACGGGAGGCTGTCGGCGGCGGCGACGAAGAGGGCGAAGAGGTCGACGGCGGAGTCGAAGTTCGGCGCGGGACTCGCCGAGGCGATGGGCAAGGGCCCCTCGGACGTCTGGCGGGACAACTGCTTCGTCGGCGCGAGCTTCATGCGCCCGCACGAGGTGCCGCTGCGGGCGCGGATCGGCGTCGACAAGGTCATGTGGGGCAGCGACTACCCGCACGACGAGGGCACCTACCCCTATTCCCGGGAGGGCCTGCGCTGCGCGTACGCGGGGGTGCCGCGCGAGGAGGTCGCCGCGATGGTCGGCGGGAACGCCGCCCGGGTGTACGGCTTCGACCTCGACGCGCTGGACGCCCTCGCGGCGAAGGTGGGACCGACCGTGGCGGAACTGGCCGAACCGCTGACGCGGCCCCCGGCGGACGCGACGAGTCCGGTGTTCGCGCGGGGAGCGTCAGTACGGGTCTGGTGA
- a CDS encoding amidohydrolase family protein, translating into MTDRDPYLIISSDCHAGLPTEEYRPYLDSRFHRDFDEFLAGQGRRREEMNRLGIRNEAFADRWFQDNEEGLRGGWDTAQRLKELDGDGVAGEVVFPDADAVDSRTAAPFGVGLGLSGDHDPQLGMAGARAHNRWLAEFVGQNPERHCGVALLPITAAPDAVVAEVYRAKESGLGALMIPAMWVDKEPYHDRRYDAVWAAAAECGMPVVTHSGAAPRHEYGDHLGIYVSEVTWWPARPLWFLLWSGVFERHPGLRFGVAESGCWWLPNLLWFMDRLYLGAHGGKKLSPFAELKRPPHEYLDRQLFICATNTKRRELAQRYEIGVDNILWGSDFPHPEGTWPDTRAWLRRTFHDIPVAETRRMLGLAATEVFGFDVERLTPLARRIGPTPADLGQSDDQTAVAASWARSREVGRHWLTDHDFPVLGTTP; encoded by the coding sequence ATGACCGACCGGGACCCCTATCTGATCATCTCCTCCGACTGCCACGCCGGGCTCCCCACCGAGGAGTACCGGCCCTACCTGGACTCCCGGTTCCACCGGGACTTCGACGAGTTCCTCGCGGGCCAGGGCCGACGCCGCGAGGAGATGAACCGGCTCGGCATCCGCAACGAGGCGTTCGCGGACCGCTGGTTCCAGGACAACGAGGAGGGCCTGCGTGGCGGTTGGGACACCGCGCAGCGCCTCAAGGAGCTGGACGGCGACGGTGTGGCAGGGGAGGTGGTCTTCCCGGACGCCGACGCCGTGGACAGCCGCACGGCGGCCCCCTTCGGCGTGGGCCTCGGCCTCTCCGGCGACCACGACCCACAGCTCGGCATGGCGGGCGCGCGGGCCCACAACCGCTGGCTGGCGGAGTTCGTCGGGCAGAACCCCGAACGGCACTGCGGGGTCGCCCTGTTGCCGATCACGGCGGCCCCGGACGCGGTCGTCGCCGAGGTGTACCGCGCCAAGGAGTCGGGACTCGGCGCCCTGATGATCCCCGCCATGTGGGTCGACAAGGAGCCCTACCACGACCGCCGTTACGACGCCGTGTGGGCGGCCGCCGCCGAGTGCGGGATGCCGGTGGTCACGCACTCCGGCGCGGCACCGCGCCACGAGTACGGCGACCACCTGGGGATCTACGTCTCCGAAGTCACCTGGTGGCCCGCGCGCCCCCTGTGGTTCCTGCTCTGGTCGGGCGTCTTCGAACGCCACCCGGGGCTGAGGTTCGGGGTGGCCGAGTCGGGCTGCTGGTGGCTGCCGAACCTCCTCTGGTTCATGGACCGCCTCTACCTGGGCGCGCACGGCGGCAAGAAGCTGTCGCCCTTCGCCGAGCTGAAGCGGCCCCCGCACGAGTACCTCGACCGGCAGCTCTTCATCTGCGCGACGAACACCAAGCGCCGCGAACTCGCGCAGCGCTACGAGATCGGCGTCGACAACATCCTCTGGGGCAGCGACTTCCCGCACCCCGAGGGAACCTGGCCCGACACCCGCGCGTGGCTGCGGCGCACCTTCCACGACATCCCGGTCGCGGAGACCCGCCGCATGCTCGGTCTCGCGGCCACCGAGGTCTTCGGCTTCGACGTCGAGCGGCTGACCCCGCTCGCCCGGCGCATCGGCCCGACCCCGGCCGACCTCGGCCAGAGCGACGACCAGACGGCCGTGGCGGCGTCCTGGGCACGCTCGCGCGAGGTGGGCCGCCACTGGCTGACCGACCACGACTTCCCGGTCCTGGGAACGACGCCGTGA
- a CDS encoding SDR family NAD(P)-dependent oxidoreductase, with protein sequence MDLRTGQVAVVTGAASGIGLAMARRFAADGLKVVLADVEEGALEKAAATLREDGAQVHARVVDVSEREQLDALAAETYEKYGAVHVLCNNAGVGSGAEGRMWEHDPNDWKWAFAVNVWGVFHGVQAFVPRMIASGEPGHVVNTSSGDGGIAPLPTASVYAVTKAAVVTMTESLYAHLKAEHARVGASVLFPGPHMLRTGLWESHRNRPERYAKQRPRKTPYRSLDQWEAAMKEAGQEVRFTPVEEVADLVADGIREGRFWLLPASEHSDRQIRARSQSMLDRADPSYLEHFILD encoded by the coding sequence ATGGATCTCCGGACGGGGCAGGTCGCCGTCGTCACCGGCGCGGCGAGCGGTATCGGGCTCGCGATGGCGCGCCGGTTCGCGGCGGACGGTCTGAAGGTGGTCCTCGCGGACGTCGAGGAGGGTGCCCTGGAGAAGGCCGCCGCCACGCTGCGGGAGGACGGGGCGCAGGTGCACGCGCGCGTGGTGGACGTCTCGGAGCGCGAACAACTCGACGCGCTCGCCGCCGAGACGTACGAGAAGTACGGCGCCGTGCATGTCCTGTGCAACAACGCGGGAGTCGGCTCCGGCGCCGAGGGCCGCATGTGGGAGCACGATCCGAACGACTGGAAGTGGGCCTTCGCCGTCAACGTCTGGGGTGTCTTCCACGGCGTCCAGGCCTTCGTGCCGCGGATGATCGCCTCGGGAGAGCCGGGCCACGTCGTCAACACCTCGTCCGGCGACGGCGGGATCGCCCCGCTGCCGACCGCGTCCGTGTACGCCGTCACCAAGGCGGCCGTCGTGACGATGACCGAGTCCCTGTACGCGCATCTCAAGGCGGAGCACGCGCGCGTGGGGGCGTCGGTGCTCTTCCCCGGGCCCCACATGCTCCGCACCGGCCTGTGGGAGTCGCACCGCAACCGGCCCGAGCGCTACGCGAAACAGCGCCCGAGGAAGACCCCGTACCGCAGCCTCGACCAGTGGGAGGCCGCGATGAAGGAGGCAGGGCAGGAGGTGCGGTTCACGCCGGTGGAGGAGGTCGCCGACCTGGTGGCGGACGGCATCCGGGAGGGTCGGTTCTGGCTGCTGCCCGCGAGCGAGCACAGCGACCGGCAGATCCGGGCGAGGTCGCAGTCCATGCTCGACCGGGCCGACCCGTCGTACCTAGAGCACTTCATCCTGGACTGA
- a CDS encoding acetoacetate decarboxylase family protein: MARVRYGARTEAEIAAARTASAKLPDIWSTGVVAVWESDPDAVAAVLPPPLKPTGRPLVRVNISKVDLPGYPLGAGSFAVAAAHDGVEGWYPLVMPMTHERALIGGREVFGEPKKLGEVTVERDGLVVRAALARHGIAFVEVRGAVSGELPLPEPARKTDFYFKFLPAVDGSGFDVHPVLVHCVRNEKVRRLERVTGDVVLRESMYDPVADLPVRDLVEITLGEKTTDQTGRVVERVSAQALLPYIHQRYDDPRQILDGPPEGSA; this comes from the coding sequence ATGGCACGAGTGAGGTACGGCGCACGGACCGAGGCGGAGATCGCCGCCGCGCGCACCGCGAGCGCCAAGCTCCCCGACATCTGGTCCACCGGCGTGGTGGCCGTCTGGGAGAGCGATCCGGACGCGGTCGCGGCGGTCCTGCCACCCCCGCTCAAACCCACCGGGCGCCCCCTGGTCCGGGTGAACATCAGCAAGGTGGACCTGCCGGGTTATCCGCTCGGCGCGGGCTCGTTCGCCGTCGCCGCGGCGCACGACGGCGTCGAGGGCTGGTACCCGCTGGTCATGCCGATGACCCACGAGCGGGCGCTCATCGGCGGCCGCGAGGTCTTCGGGGAGCCCAAGAAGCTCGGCGAGGTCACCGTGGAACGCGACGGCCTCGTCGTACGGGCCGCACTCGCCCGGCACGGCATCGCGTTCGTCGAGGTGCGCGGCGCGGTGAGCGGTGAACTGCCGCTGCCCGAGCCCGCCCGGAAGACCGACTTCTACTTCAAGTTCCTTCCCGCGGTGGACGGTTCGGGCTTCGACGTCCACCCCGTGCTCGTGCACTGCGTACGCAACGAGAAGGTGCGCAGGCTGGAGCGCGTCACCGGGGACGTCGTGCTGCGCGAGTCGATGTACGACCCGGTCGCCGACCTCCCCGTACGCGACCTGGTCGAGATCACCCTCGGCGAGAAGACCACCGACCAGACGGGCCGGGTGGTCGAACGCGTCAGCGCCCAGGCCCTGTTGCCGTACATCCACCAGCGCTACGACGATCCGCGGCAGATCCTCGACGGGCCGCCGGAAGGGAGCGCGTGA
- a CDS encoding DEDDh family exonuclease, with amino-acid sequence MLEDLTTAASPAPWPAAYPEGYAVVDVETTGLARDDRIISAAVYRLDARGEVEDHWYTMVNPERDPGPVWIHGLTTEVLEGAPLFQDIAEEFSDRLADRVLVAHNAVFDWSMIAREYARAEREAPVRQRLCTIALSKELGLPLPNHKLESLAAHFGVVQQRAHHALDDARVLAEAFRPSLRAAARDGIRLPLLECRPLKEWSESPAAPRIGRQPGSGGHASGGYPSGGYPSGSWRPSRKRPACPYPNPGHYEADKPLKQGMRVAFSGDTSVDRELLEDRAVEAGLHVATSLSRLTSLLVTNDPDSSTSKVVKAKQFGTPVIDEAAFGQLLRDVAPASEK; translated from the coding sequence ATGCTCGAAGACCTGACGACCGCAGCGTCACCAGCCCCCTGGCCGGCCGCGTATCCGGAGGGGTACGCGGTCGTCGACGTGGAGACCACCGGCCTTGCCCGCGACGACCGGATAATCTCGGCCGCCGTCTACCGGCTGGACGCGCGCGGCGAGGTCGAGGACCACTGGTACACGATGGTCAACCCGGAGCGGGACCCGGGCCCGGTCTGGATCCACGGTCTGACGACCGAGGTGCTCGAAGGCGCCCCGCTCTTCCAGGACATCGCCGAGGAGTTCTCCGACCGGCTCGCCGACCGGGTGCTCGTGGCGCACAACGCGGTCTTCGACTGGTCGATGATCGCGCGGGAGTACGCGCGCGCGGAGCGTGAGGCGCCGGTGCGTCAGCGGCTGTGCACCATCGCGCTCTCCAAGGAGCTGGGCCTGCCGCTGCCCAACCACAAGCTGGAGTCACTGGCCGCGCACTTCGGTGTCGTACAGCAGCGGGCGCACCACGCGCTGGACGACGCGCGCGTGCTGGCCGAGGCGTTCCGGCCGAGTCTGCGGGCCGCCGCGCGGGACGGCATCCGGCTGCCGCTCCTGGAGTGCCGGCCGCTCAAGGAGTGGTCCGAGAGCCCCGCGGCACCGCGGATCGGACGGCAGCCCGGTTCCGGTGGTCATGCGTCCGGCGGCTACCCGTCCGGTGGCTACCCGTCCGGGAGTTGGCGGCCTTCACGCAAACGCCCCGCATGCCCCTATCCCAACCCGGGTCACTACGAAGCGGACAAACCACTCAAGCAGGGTATGCGGGTCGCGTTCTCCGGGGACACGTCCGTCGACCGCGAGCTGCTGGAGGACCGTGCCGTCGAGGCCGGACTGCATGTCGCGACGAGTCTGTCCCGGCTGACCAGCCTGCTCGTCACCAACGATCCGGACTCCAGTACGTCCAAGGTGGTCAAGGCCAAACAGTTCGGGACACCGGTGATCGACGAGGCGGCGTTCGGCCAGCTGCTGCGGGATGTGGCGCCGGCCTCCGAGAAGTGA
- a CDS encoding SURF1 family protein, translated as MYRFLLSRQWVILTLVALLLIPTMIKLGFWQLHRHEHKVALNKVISQSLTATPVPAESVTAPGQHVEHADLYRRVTAKGTFDTAHEVVVRRRTNADGEVGYHVLTPFDLDDGRVLLVNRGWIDSNGSQTAFPKIPAPAKGEITVTGRLMPDETTGDSGIKNIQGLPDRQVMLINSEQQAKSLGKQVLGGYIEQTAPAPKGDSPELIPDPEHNDIGPHMAYAIQWWLFSAGVPVGWLILVRRERRDRAEAAASTTAPEAATVAA; from the coding sequence GTGTACCGCTTCCTGTTGTCCCGGCAGTGGGTGATTCTCACCCTCGTGGCCCTCCTGCTCATCCCCACGATGATCAAGCTGGGCTTCTGGCAGCTGCACCGCCATGAGCACAAGGTCGCGCTGAACAAGGTCATCTCGCAGTCGCTGACGGCCACGCCGGTGCCCGCCGAGTCGGTCACCGCGCCGGGGCAGCACGTCGAGCACGCGGACCTGTACCGCCGGGTGACCGCGAAGGGCACCTTCGACACCGCGCACGAGGTCGTCGTGCGGCGCCGCACCAACGCCGACGGCGAGGTCGGCTACCACGTCCTGACCCCCTTCGACCTGGACGACGGCCGGGTGCTGCTCGTCAACCGGGGCTGGATCGACTCGAACGGCTCACAGACCGCGTTCCCGAAGATCCCGGCACCCGCGAAGGGCGAGATCACCGTCACCGGGCGGCTGATGCCCGACGAGACGACCGGCGACAGCGGCATCAAGAACATCCAGGGCCTGCCCGACCGCCAGGTCATGCTGATCAACAGCGAGCAGCAGGCCAAGAGCCTCGGCAAGCAGGTCCTCGGCGGGTACATCGAGCAGACCGCGCCCGCGCCCAAGGGTGACTCCCCCGAACTGATCCCCGACCCCGAGCACAACGACATCGGTCCGCACATGGCGTACGCGATCCAGTGGTGGCTCTTCTCCGCGGGCGTGCCCGTGGGCTGGCTGATCCTGGTCCGCCGGGAGCGCCGCGACCGGGCCGAGGCCGCCGCCTCCACGACCGCGCCGGAAGCGGCCACGGTCGCCGCCTGA
- a CDS encoding glycoside hydrolase family 15 protein → MHPRIEDYALIGDEQTAALVGRDGSVDWLCLPRFDSAACFAAILGDENHGRWRISPTGAGPCTRRAYRQDTLVLDSEWETDEGAVRVTDFMPQREHAPDLVRVVEGLSGRVTMHSTLQLRFDYGSVVPWVRRADGQRVAVAGPDSVWLRSEPAVRTWGKDFRTHSEFTVEAGEKVAFVLTWHPSHQSRPPLVDPYEALRSSVEDWQAWAARCRYDGPHRDAVVRSLITLKALTFAPTGGIVAAPTTSLPEELGGVRNWDYRYCWLRDSTLTLGALLSAGYHEEAEAWRDWLLRAVAGDPADLQIMYGLSGERRLPEFELSWLPGFGGSYPVRIGNEAVKQLQLDVYGEVIDSLSLARRSGLPSKPHMWRLQCALMEFLRTAWRQPDEGIWEVRGPRRHFVYSKVMAWVAADRAVRALESEPELGGDLEGWRTMREEVHKEVCEHGFDSERNTFTQSYGSRELDASLLLIPRVGFLPPDDPRVVGTIDAVRAELEREGFLLRRYSDEGVDVDGLPGGEGTFLVCSFWLADALHMTGRTKDARELFERLLGLANDVGLLSEEYDPVARRQLGNFPQAFSHLGLVGTAFNLFGEAHPGGAETTG, encoded by the coding sequence GTGCACCCACGTATCGAGGACTACGCGCTCATCGGGGACGAACAGACCGCCGCGCTGGTGGGCCGGGACGGGTCCGTCGACTGGCTCTGTCTGCCACGGTTCGACTCGGCCGCCTGCTTCGCCGCGATCCTCGGCGACGAGAACCACGGTCGCTGGCGGATCTCACCCACGGGGGCGGGCCCCTGCACCCGGCGGGCGTACCGGCAGGACACCCTGGTGCTCGACTCCGAATGGGAGACGGACGAGGGCGCGGTCCGCGTGACCGACTTCATGCCACAGCGTGAGCACGCCCCCGATCTCGTCCGCGTCGTCGAAGGACTCAGCGGCCGGGTGACGATGCACAGCACCCTGCAACTGCGCTTCGACTACGGCTCCGTCGTGCCGTGGGTGCGCAGGGCGGACGGCCAGCGGGTGGCGGTCGCGGGCCCGGACTCGGTGTGGCTGCGCAGCGAACCCGCGGTACGCACCTGGGGCAAGGACTTCCGTACGCACTCGGAGTTCACCGTGGAGGCGGGCGAGAAGGTCGCCTTCGTCCTGACGTGGCATCCCTCGCACCAGTCGCGCCCGCCCCTCGTCGACCCGTACGAGGCACTGCGCTCCAGCGTCGAGGACTGGCAGGCGTGGGCGGCGCGCTGCCGTTACGACGGTCCGCACCGCGACGCCGTCGTGCGCTCCCTGATCACCCTGAAGGCCCTCACCTTCGCCCCGACCGGCGGCATCGTCGCCGCCCCCACCACCTCGCTCCCTGAGGAACTCGGCGGCGTCCGCAACTGGGACTACCGCTACTGCTGGCTGCGCGACTCGACCCTCACCCTGGGCGCGCTCCTGTCGGCCGGGTACCACGAGGAGGCCGAGGCCTGGCGCGACTGGCTGCTGCGCGCGGTCGCGGGCGACCCCGCGGACCTGCAGATCATGTACGGCCTCTCCGGTGAGCGCCGGCTGCCCGAGTTCGAGCTGTCGTGGCTGCCCGGCTTCGGGGGCTCGTACCCGGTCCGGATCGGCAACGAGGCCGTCAAGCAGCTCCAACTGGACGTGTACGGCGAGGTCATCGACTCGCTCTCGCTGGCCCGGCGCTCGGGCCTGCCGTCCAAGCCGCACATGTGGCGCCTGCAGTGCGCCCTGATGGAGTTCCTGCGGACCGCCTGGCGGCAGCCGGACGAGGGGATCTGGGAGGTGCGCGGCCCACGCCGGCACTTCGTGTACTCGAAGGTGATGGCGTGGGTGGCGGCCGACCGCGCCGTCCGGGCCCTGGAGAGCGAACCGGAGCTCGGCGGCGACCTGGAGGGCTGGCGCACGATGCGCGAAGAGGTGCACAAGGAGGTGTGCGAGCACGGCTTCGACAGCGAACGCAACACCTTCACGCAGTCCTACGGGTCACGCGAGCTGGACGCGTCACTGCTGCTCATCCCCCGCGTCGGTTTCCTGCCGCCCGACGATCCCCGGGTCGTCGGCACCATCGACGCGGTGCGCGCCGAGCTCGAACGCGAGGGCTTCCTGCTGCGCCGCTACAGCGACGAGGGCGTCGACGTCGACGGGCTGCCGGGCGGCGAGGGCACCTTCCTCGTCTGCTCGTTCTGGCTCGCGGACGCGCTGCACATGACGGGCCGTACGAAGGACGCCCGCGAGCTGTTCGAACGGCTGCTCGGCCTGGCCAACGACGTGGGGCTGCTGTCCGAGGAGTACGACCCCGTCGCGCGCCGCCAGCTCGGCAACTTCCCGCAGGCGTTCAGCCACCTCGGCCTGGTGGGGACCGCCTTCAACCTGTTCGGTGAAGCGCATCCGGGAGGAGCCGAGACGACCGGATAG